In the genome of Staphylococcus durrellii, one region contains:
- the purR gene encoding pur operon repressor, with amino-acid sequence MRYKRSERIVFMTQYLMNHPNKLIPLTYFVQKFKQAKSSISEDVQIIKTTFQKEKLGTVTTTAGASGGVTYKPQMGKQEAEEVVDELIDLLQEKDRLLPGGYLFLSDLMGNPILLKKVGKLIATLYMDEQLDAVVTIATKGISLANAVASVLNLPVVVIRKDNKVTEGSTVSINYVSGSSRKIETMVLSKRTLPENSNVLVVDDFMRAGGSINGVMNLMNEFKAHVKGVSVLVESKEVKQRLIEDYTSLVRLSDVDEYNQKFSVETGNSLNKFS; translated from the coding sequence ATGAGATATAAGAGAAGTGAACGTATTGTTTTTATGACACAATATTTAATGAATCATCCCAATAAATTAATACCATTAACATATTTTGTCCAAAAATTTAAACAAGCTAAGTCATCAATTAGCGAAGATGTTCAAATCATAAAAACGACATTCCAAAAAGAAAAATTAGGAACTGTCACTACTACAGCCGGTGCAAGTGGTGGGGTAACTTATAAACCTCAAATGGGCAAACAAGAAGCTGAAGAAGTCGTGGATGAATTGATCGATTTATTACAAGAGAAAGATCGATTGTTACCTGGTGGATATTTATTTTTATCAGATTTAATGGGCAACCCGATTTTATTAAAAAAGGTCGGCAAATTAATAGCGACATTATATATGGATGAACAATTAGATGCAGTAGTAACCATAGCGACTAAAGGTATTTCTTTGGCTAATGCAGTAGCAAGTGTATTAAATTTACCAGTAGTGGTTATTAGAAAAGATAACAAGGTTACTGAAGGCTCTACGGTTTCTATCAACTATGTTTCTGGTTCCTCTCGTAAGATCGAAACAATGGTTCTATCAAAACGCACATTACCTGAAAATTCAAACGTGCTAGTTGTAGACGATTTTATGCGTGCTGGAGGTTCAATTAATGGTGTAATGAATTTGATGAATGAGTTTAAAGCACATGTTAAAGGGGTATCAGTACTTGTAGAATCAAAAGAAGTTAAACAACGATTGATAGAAGATTATACTTCCTTAGTTAGATTATCTGATGTTGATGAATACAATCAGAAATTTAGCGTAGAAACTGGCAATAGTTTAAATAAATTTTCTTAA
- the metG gene encoding methionine--tRNA ligase, translated as MVKDTFYITTPIYYPSGNLHIGHAYTTTAGDVIARYKRMQGYDVRYLTGTDEHGQKIQEKAHKAGKTELAYLDDMISDIKALWKKLEISNDDFIRTTEERHKEVVQQIFERLLSQGDIYLGEYEGWYSVPDETYYTETQLVDPVYENGKIVGGKSPDSGHDVELVKEESYFFNLSKYTDRLLEFYDENPDFIQPPSRKNEMINNFIKPGLEDLAVSRTSFDWGIRVKSNPKHVVYVWIDALVNYISSLGYLSDDDTLFQKYWPADIHIMAKEIVRFHSIIWPILLMSLDIPLPKKVFAHGWILMKDGKMSKSKGNVVDPNVLIDRYGLDATRYYLLRELPFGADGVFTPEGFVERTNYDLANDLGNLVNRTISMINKYFDGELPAYQGAQNDLDKDMEQMALDTVKTYHENMENLQFSVALATVWKFISRTNKYIDETTPWVLAKDDSQKDMLGNVMAHLVENIRIIAVILRPFLTHAPYQIFEQLNINNTELHELSSVESYGALTEPITVVEKPTPIFPRLDSEAEIAYIKDSMQPPKEDGAEEEVPTKDTIDIKDFDKVEIKAATVTDAEQVTKSDKLLKIQVDLDSEQRQIVSGIAKFYNPEDIIGKKVAVVTNLKPAKLMGQKSEGMILSAEKDGVLTLVSLPSAIPNGAVIK; from the coding sequence ATGGTGAAAGATACATTTTATATCACTACCCCAATATATTATCCGAGTGGAAACTTGCATATCGGCCACGCATACACAACAACTGCTGGTGATGTGATTGCACGCTATAAAAGAATGCAAGGTTACGATGTAAGATATTTAACTGGGACAGATGAGCATGGTCAAAAAATACAAGAAAAAGCACATAAAGCTGGTAAAACAGAATTAGCATATTTAGATGATATGATTTCTGATATTAAAGCTTTATGGAAAAAATTAGAGATCTCTAACGATGACTTTATTCGTACTACTGAGGAACGTCATAAAGAAGTCGTACAACAAATATTTGAACGTTTACTATCGCAAGGAGATATTTATCTTGGCGAATATGAGGGATGGTATTCAGTACCGGACGAAACATACTATACTGAGACACAACTAGTAGACCCTGTTTACGAAAATGGCAAAATTGTAGGCGGTAAAAGTCCTGATTCAGGTCATGATGTAGAACTAGTAAAAGAAGAAAGTTACTTCTTTAATTTGTCTAAATATACAGATCGCTTATTAGAATTCTACGATGAAAACCCTGACTTCATTCAACCACCTTCGCGTAAAAATGAAATGATAAACAACTTTATCAAACCAGGATTAGAAGATTTAGCTGTATCTCGTACATCATTTGATTGGGGTATTCGTGTTAAATCTAATCCTAAACATGTTGTTTATGTATGGATTGATGCATTGGTTAACTATATCTCTTCACTAGGCTATTTGTCAGATGACGATACATTATTCCAAAAATATTGGCCAGCTGATATTCATATTATGGCTAAAGAGATTGTACGTTTCCATTCAATAATATGGCCTATTTTATTAATGTCACTTGATATTCCTTTACCTAAAAAGGTCTTTGCGCATGGTTGGATTTTAATGAAAGATGGTAAAATGAGCAAATCAAAAGGCAACGTAGTAGATCCTAACGTCTTAATCGACCGTTATGGCTTAGATGCTACACGTTATTACTTATTAAGAGAGTTACCTTTTGGTGCGGATGGCGTATTTACACCAGAAGGCTTTGTTGAACGTACAAATTATGACTTAGCCAATGATCTTGGTAACTTAGTGAATCGTACGATTTCAATGATTAATAAGTACTTTGATGGTGAATTGCCAGCTTATCAAGGCGCCCAGAACGACTTAGACAAAGATATGGAACAAATGGCATTAGACACAGTTAAAACATATCACGAAAATATGGAGAACCTACAATTTTCTGTTGCTTTAGCTACAGTGTGGAAATTTATTAGTCGAACTAATAAATATATCGACGAAACTACGCCATGGGTTTTAGCTAAAGATGACAGTCAAAAAGATATGCTAGGTAATGTGATGGCACATTTAGTAGAAAACATTCGTATCATTGCCGTTATCTTAAGACCGTTCTTAACTCATGCTCCATACCAAATATTTGAACAATTAAATATCAACAACACTGAGTTACACGAACTTTCTAGTGTTGAATCTTATGGCGCTTTAACTGAACCAATTACAGTCGTTGAAAAGCCTACACCTATTTTCCCACGTCTTGATAGTGAGGCTGAGATTGCGTACATTAAAGATTCTATGCAACCACCAAAAGAAGATGGTGCTGAGGAAGAAGTGCCTACTAAAGATACTATTGATATTAAAGATTTTGATAAAGTAGAAATTAAGGCGGCAACGGTCACAGATGCCGAACAAGTCACTAAATCAGATAAACTATTAAAAATCCAAGTAGATTTAGATTCAGAACAACGTCAAATCGTTTCTGGTATTGCTAAATTTTATAATCCGGAAGACATTATCGGTAAAAAAGTAGCTGTAGTTACTAATTTAAAACCGGCAAAATTAATGGGACAAAAATCTGAAGGCATGATTTTATCCGCTGAAAAAGATGGGGTCCTTACGTTAGTAAGTTTACCAAGTGCTATTCCGAACGGTGCAGTAATTAAATAA
- the veg gene encoding biofilm formation stimulator Veg, with amino-acid sequence MPKSIGDIKNSLDCHLGNRIVLKANGGRKKTIERCGVLKETYPSVFIVELDQDKHNFERVSYTYTDVLTDNVQVSFEEDSHHEAIAH; translated from the coding sequence ATGCCAAAATCTATTGGAGACATCAAAAATTCACTTGATTGTCATTTAGGAAACCGTATTGTACTCAAAGCAAATGGCGGTCGTAAAAAAACAATTGAACGTTGTGGTGTGTTAAAAGAAACATATCCGTCTGTTTTTATTGTTGAACTTGATCAAGACAAACATAACTTTGAGCGTGTGTCTTATACATACACTGATGTTTTAACTGATAACGTACAAGTTTCTTTCGAAGAAGATAGCCATCATGAAGCAATTGCACACTAA
- the rsmA gene encoding 16S rRNA (adenine(1518)-N(6)/adenine(1519)-N(6))-dimethyltransferase RsmA, translating into MEAKDIATPSRTKALLAQYGFDFKKSLGQNFLIDVNIINNIIDASQIDDETGIIEIGPGMGSLTEQLAKNANKVVAFEIDQRLIPVLDDTLSPYDNVTVINEDILKADVAHYIAQYLSNCRRIMVVANLPYYITTPILLNLMQQSLPIDGYVVMMQKEVGERLNAQVGTKAYGSLSIVAQYYTETSTVLTVPKAVFMPPPNVDSIVVKLMKRAQPLVNIDNEEKFFRLTKGAFSQRRKTINNNYQSLFSDGKKLKAKIGEWLKSSDIDPTRRGETLAIEEFATLYNNLEKFPELQF; encoded by the coding sequence GTGGAAGCCAAAGATATTGCTACACCGTCTAGAACGAAGGCTTTATTAGCACAATATGGTTTTGATTTTAAAAAAAGTTTAGGTCAAAATTTTCTAATAGATGTTAATATCATTAATAATATTATCGATGCGAGTCAGATTGATGACGAAACAGGCATTATTGAGATAGGCCCAGGTATGGGGTCATTAACTGAACAACTCGCTAAAAATGCTAACAAAGTAGTCGCTTTCGAAATAGATCAACGATTAATACCAGTGTTAGATGATACGCTATCTCCTTATGATAACGTTACTGTTATTAACGAAGATATTTTAAAAGCCGATGTTGCACATTATATAGCTCAATATTTATCTAACTGTAGACGTATCATGGTAGTAGCTAACCTGCCATATTATATTACTACACCGATACTTTTGAATCTGATGCAACAATCACTACCAATAGATGGTTATGTTGTTATGATGCAAAAAGAAGTAGGAGAAAGACTTAATGCTCAAGTTGGTACAAAAGCTTATGGATCATTATCTATAGTTGCGCAATACTATACAGAGACGAGCACAGTGCTCACAGTACCTAAGGCTGTATTTATGCCGCCACCTAATGTAGATTCTATCGTCGTCAAATTGATGAAGCGAGCTCAACCATTAGTAAATATAGATAATGAAGAGAAGTTTTTCCGCTTAACAAAGGGCGCTTTTAGCCAACGTAGGAAAACAATAAATAATAATTATCAGTCGCTATTTTCCGATGGAAAAAAGCTGAAGGCTAAGATAGGTGAATGGCTAAAAAGTTCGGATATAGATCCTACTAGACGTGGTGAAACGCTTGCAATAGAGGAGTTTGCTACCCTTTACAATAATTTGGAAAAATTTCCCGAATTACAATTTTAA
- a CDS encoding TatD family hydrolase → MLIDTHVHLNSEQYDEDLEKVIERARENGVDRMFVVGFDTPTVERTMELIDQYDFIYGIIGWHPVDAIDCTEERLEWIEALAKHPKVIGIGETGLDYHWDKSPKDVQQALFRKQIALAKRVNLPIIIHNREATQDCVDILKEEHAEEISGIMHSFSASPEIADEIINKLNFYVSLGGPVTFKNARQPKEVAQHVPFDRLLVETDAPFLSPHPYRGKRNEPARVTLVAEQIAELRGVSYEEVCEQTTKNAETLFKL, encoded by the coding sequence ATGTTAATCGATACACATGTACATTTGAATTCAGAACAGTATGACGAAGATTTAGAAAAAGTCATCGAGCGTGCTAGAGAAAATGGTGTCGATCGTATGTTTGTCGTAGGTTTCGATACACCTACAGTTGAACGTACTATGGAATTAATCGATCAGTATGACTTTATTTACGGCATTATTGGATGGCATCCTGTGGATGCTATTGATTGTACGGAAGAACGTTTGGAATGGATTGAAGCATTAGCGAAGCATCCAAAAGTTATTGGTATAGGTGAGACAGGATTAGACTATCATTGGGACAAGTCTCCTAAAGATGTGCAACAAGCACTATTTAGAAAGCAAATTGCGTTAGCTAAACGTGTAAATTTACCTATAATTATCCATAATCGTGAGGCAACCCAAGATTGTGTGGATATTTTAAAGGAAGAGCATGCTGAAGAAATTAGCGGCATTATGCATAGTTTTAGTGCTTCGCCTGAAATTGCTGATGAAATTATTAATAAATTAAATTTCTACGTTTCTTTAGGTGGCCCCGTTACATTTAAAAATGCCAGACAACCTAAAGAAGTTGCTCAACATGTGCCGTTTGATAGATTGTTAGTAGAAACGGATGCACCATTTTTATCACCACATCCATACAGAGGCAAACGAAACGAACCGGCACGAGTGACACTCGTTGCAGAACAAATTGCGGAACTACGTGGTGTGAGCTACGAAGAAGTGTGCGAACAAACTACTAAAAATGCTGAAACTTTATTTAAATTATAA
- the rnmV gene encoding ribonuclease M5 → MKINEFIVVEGRDDTERVKSAVECDTIETNGSAINQTTLAVIKQAYDTRGVIVLTDPDFPGDKIRNTIRDYIPGVKHAYIDRDKARSKRGKIGVEHADIEVIKDALINVSTPFEEGNESISKDVLIDLGLIVGKDARRKRAMLSQKLNIGHSNGKQLVKKLNAFGYTEQDVREALLDKNGSEK, encoded by the coding sequence ATGAAGATAAATGAATTTATTGTAGTTGAAGGTCGTGACGATACAGAACGAGTTAAGTCGGCTGTAGAATGCGATACCATTGAAACTAATGGCAGCGCGATTAATCAAACAACACTCGCTGTAATTAAACAAGCTTATGATACGAGAGGTGTGATCGTGTTAACCGATCCTGATTTCCCAGGTGATAAAATTCGTAATACGATACGTGACTATATCCCAGGCGTTAAACATGCATATATTGATCGTGATAAAGCGCGTAGTAAACGTGGGAAAATAGGCGTTGAACATGCCGATATAGAAGTTATCAAAGATGCATTGATTAATGTTAGTACGCCATTTGAAGAGGGAAATGAGTCAATAAGTAAAGATGTACTTATTGATTTAGGTTTAATTGTTGGTAAAGATGCGCGTAGGAAACGTGCTATGCTTAGCCAAAAGTTAAATATAGGGCATTCAAACGGCAAACAATTAGTTAAAAAATTAAATGCTTTTGGTTATACAGAGCAAGATGTACGTGAAGCGTTATTAGATAAGAATGGAAGTGAAAAGTAG
- the ispE gene encoding 4-(cytidine 5'-diphospho)-2-C-methyl-D-erythritol kinase encodes MIYETAHAKINLTLDTLFKRDDGYHEVEMVMTTIDLNDRLSFEIRHDNKIIVEVEQNYVPSDHKNLAFKAAEAIKKQYNIKQGVTIRLEKDIPVSAGLGGGSADAAATLRGMNRLFNLNLSLEELCRIGIKIGTDVPFCIYSKTAICKGKGEIIKLLNKPPSAWVITAKPDVGISSPDVFKSLTLEDDFQVHTKACLDALQSADYDALCHSLSNRLEIVSHNMYPEIMKLKENMLNSGADGSLMSGSGPTVYALARNERQAKHIFNAVNGCCNEVQLVRLLG; translated from the coding sequence ATGATATACGAAACGGCGCATGCTAAGATAAATCTTACATTAGACACACTCTTTAAACGAGATGATGGTTATCATGAAGTAGAGATGGTTATGACGACGATTGATTTAAATGATCGTCTGTCTTTTGAAATCAGACATGATAATAAAATTATAGTCGAAGTAGAACAAAATTATGTACCCTCTGATCATAAAAACTTAGCTTTCAAAGCTGCCGAAGCGATAAAAAAGCAGTATAATATTAAACAAGGCGTAACGATAAGGTTAGAAAAAGATATTCCGGTTTCAGCTGGACTGGGGGGCGGATCCGCGGACGCTGCAGCTACTTTGAGGGGAATGAATCGACTTTTTAATTTAAATCTCTCACTTGAAGAACTGTGTCGAATTGGTATAAAAATTGGTACAGACGTTCCTTTTTGTATATATAGTAAAACGGCTATTTGTAAAGGTAAGGGTGAAATTATTAAACTTTTAAATAAACCGCCTTCTGCATGGGTCATAACCGCAAAACCTGATGTAGGCATATCATCTCCAGATGTTTTCAAGTCGCTTACATTAGAAGATGACTTTCAAGTACATACTAAAGCATGTTTAGATGCTCTGCAATCTGCTGATTATGACGCTTTATGCCATAGTTTGTCGAATAGATTAGAAATAGTGTCGCACAATATGTATCCGGAAATTATGAAATTAAAAGAAAATATGTTAAATAGCGGTGCAGATGGTTCCTTAATGAGTGGAAGTGGTCCAACAGTGTATGCGCTAGCAAGAAATGAACGCCAAGCGAAGCATATATTTAATGCAGTAAACGGATGCTGCAATGAAGTTCAATTAGTAAGATTATTAGGCTAG